CGCCCTAAAATACCATAAAAACATAAAATATGAGGTGGACGATAGGATAATTGAAAGAGATTACGGAAAATTAACAGGAAAAAGCAAAACTAAACTAATGGAACTTTATCCGATTAAAGCGGTATTTTACAGAAGAGGATATGACACAAAACCTCCAGAAGGAGAAAGTTTAAAAGATGTTAATTTGCGAGTTTTTCCTTTTTGCGAAGAATTAGTAAAAAGAGTAAAAGAGAACAATGTAAATATAGCTATATCCTGCCATGGAAACAGTATGCGCTCTGTCAGAAAGTATTTTGAAAAGTTTAGTATATTAAAAGAGATAACCTTGGAGAATCCTTTGGGACAAGACTACGCACGGTATGTGATA
This region of Patescibacteria group bacterium genomic DNA includes:
- a CDS encoding histidine phosphatase family protein → MKSFDKKYFKQIYKAAWESIIHPGKSVKPLPKSESEKYPQIYVFRHGETFDNKNRIHSGHRDSKLTETGIKQAEILAGKLKNKDINICVTSHLSRSIDTAKYALKYHKNIKYEVDDRIIERDYGKLTGKSKTKLMELYPIKAVFYRRGYDTKPPEGESLKDVNLRVFPFCEELVKRVKENNVNIAISCHGNSMRSVRKYFEKFSILKEITLENPLGQDYARYVIKKEASLRSRVQSREKQSQ